Proteins co-encoded in one Quercus robur chromosome 8, dhQueRobu3.1, whole genome shotgun sequence genomic window:
- the LOC126694915 gene encoding uncharacterized protein LOC126694915 — MTPLLQISLNISAVKFESLLKYEIRKKKPSNCYSLSRAKLGSLHDNRFKLKAYGERWSLLGGSKCGDGILVREDGWKRKKRVVVVRFNQGFGFNGGGGGGGRDDGATARLLGNLALAIGLTYLSFTGQLGWVLDAIVSVWLFAVLVPIVGLGAFLWWAGRDIVQGTCPNCGNDFQVFKSSLNDDLQFCPFCTQPFSVVDNKFVRDSVQFSNESTTFGQAFNDFSRSKKGKDSSKAVVDVEAEIKDAD; from the exons ATGACACCCCTTTTGCAAATCTCTCTTAATATTTCAGCCGTCAAGTTTGAATCTTTACTGAAGTATGAGATACGCAAGAAAAAACCCAGTAATTGTTACTCTCTATCAAGAGCAAAGCTTGGTTCTTTGCATGACAACAGGTTCAAGTTGAAGGCTTATGGGGAGAGGTGGTCTTTGTTGGGCGGGAGTAAGTGTGGGGATGGTATTTTGGTGAGAGAGGATGGctggaagaggaagaaaagagtGGTTGTGGTGAGGTTTAATCAGGGGTTTGggtttaatggtggtggtggtggaggtgggaGAGATGATGGTGCCACTGCTAGACTTCTGGGTAATCTTGCTTTGGCTATTGGACTGACTTATCTTTCATTTACTGGCCAGCTTGGTTGGGTTCTGGATGCAATTGTTTCCGTTTGG CTCTTTGCAGTGCTTGTACCAATCGTTGGCTTGGGTGCTTTTCTCTGGTGGGCTGGACGGGATATAGTTCAAGGCACT TGCCCAAACTGTGGAAATGATTTTCAAGTTTTCAA ATCCTCCCTAAATGATGATTTACAGTTTTGCCCCTTCTGCACTCAACCTTTCTCTG TGGTGGACAATAAGTTTGTAAGGGACTCTGTGCAGTTCTCCAACGAATCTACAACATTTGGGCAGGCTTTCAATGATTTTTCCCGTTCCAAGAAAG GAAAAGATTCTTCTAAAGCAGTTGTTGATGTTGAAGCAGAAATAAAAGATGCAGACTGA
- the LOC126694917 gene encoding uncharacterized protein LOC126694917 isoform X1, with product MTGDDETMCPISILPLWLTTDIDTMNPGQVILIGSTICVMLTAHFSVQLISEHLFHWKKPKEQKAIVIITLMAPIYAIDSFVGLLDFQGSKAFFMFLDSVKECYEALVIAKFLALMYSYLNISISKNIVPDEIKGRQIHHSFPMTLFQPHTAHLNHNTLKLLKYWTWQFVVIRPVCSILMITLQLVGAYPSWVSWTFTIILNISVSLALYSLVVFYHVFAKELAPHNPLAKFLCIKGIVFFCFWQGIVLDILVALGIIRSHHVWLDVEHIEEALQNLLVCVEMVFFAAFQQYAYNVAPYRDNDTSSVKLDKKKE from the exons ATGACCGGTGACGATGAAACTATGT GTCCTATATCTATCTTACCTCTGTGGTTAACGACAGATATAGATACAATGAATCCTGGACAAGTCATCCTGATAGGATCAACAATATGTGTGATGCTTACTGCGCATTTCTCAGTGCAACTTATCTCGGAACATCTTTTCCATTGGAAGAAGCCGAAGGAGCAAAAAGCCATAGTAATTATCACACTTATGGCCCCCATATATGCTATTGACTCCTTTGTTGGTTTGTTAGATTTTCAAGGGAGCAAAGCGTTCTTTATGTTCTTGGACTCGGTTAAGGAATGCTATGAGGCTCTG GTGATAGCCAAGTTCTTGGCATTGATGTACAGCTACTTGAACATATCCATAAGCAAAAATATAGTGCCAGATGAGATCAAAGGAAGACAGATTCATCATTCATTTCCAATGACACTTTTTCAG CCTCACACTGCTCATTTGAACCACAATACATTGAAGCTTCTTAAGTACTGGACATGGCAGTTTGTTGTGATTCGCCCTGTGTGTTCCATCTTGATGATAACTCTTCAACTTGTTGGAGCATATCCCAGTTGGGTCAGCTGGACATTCACAATCATTCTTAACATTTCAGTATCATTGGCTTTGTACTCTCTCGTTGTTTTCTACCATGTGTTTGCTAAGGAGCTGGCACCACACAATCCTCTTGCCAAGTTTCTATGCATTAAAGGGATTGTCTTCTTCTGCTTTTGGCAG GGTATTGTGCTGGATATTCTTGTAGCATTAGGTATAATCCGATCTCATCATGTCTGGCTAGATGTGGAGCATATTGAGGAAGCCCTCCAAAATTTATTGGTGTGTGTGGAGATGGTTTTCTTTGCTGCTTTTCAGCAATATGCATACAATGTTGCACCATACAGAGACAATGACACATCAAGCGTGAAATtagataaaaagaaagagtga
- the LOC126694917 gene encoding uncharacterized protein LOC126694917 isoform X2, with protein sequence MNPGQVILIGSTICVMLTAHFSVQLISEHLFHWKKPKEQKAIVIITLMAPIYAIDSFVGLLDFQGSKAFFMFLDSVKECYEALVIAKFLALMYSYLNISISKNIVPDEIKGRQIHHSFPMTLFQPHTAHLNHNTLKLLKYWTWQFVVIRPVCSILMITLQLVGAYPSWVSWTFTIILNISVSLALYSLVVFYHVFAKELAPHNPLAKFLCIKGIVFFCFWQGIVLDILVALGIIRSHHVWLDVEHIEEALQNLLVCVEMVFFAAFQQYAYNVAPYRDNDTSSVKLDKKKE encoded by the exons ATGAATCCTGGACAAGTCATCCTGATAGGATCAACAATATGTGTGATGCTTACTGCGCATTTCTCAGTGCAACTTATCTCGGAACATCTTTTCCATTGGAAGAAGCCGAAGGAGCAAAAAGCCATAGTAATTATCACACTTATGGCCCCCATATATGCTATTGACTCCTTTGTTGGTTTGTTAGATTTTCAAGGGAGCAAAGCGTTCTTTATGTTCTTGGACTCGGTTAAGGAATGCTATGAGGCTCTG GTGATAGCCAAGTTCTTGGCATTGATGTACAGCTACTTGAACATATCCATAAGCAAAAATATAGTGCCAGATGAGATCAAAGGAAGACAGATTCATCATTCATTTCCAATGACACTTTTTCAG CCTCACACTGCTCATTTGAACCACAATACATTGAAGCTTCTTAAGTACTGGACATGGCAGTTTGTTGTGATTCGCCCTGTGTGTTCCATCTTGATGATAACTCTTCAACTTGTTGGAGCATATCCCAGTTGGGTCAGCTGGACATTCACAATCATTCTTAACATTTCAGTATCATTGGCTTTGTACTCTCTCGTTGTTTTCTACCATGTGTTTGCTAAGGAGCTGGCACCACACAATCCTCTTGCCAAGTTTCTATGCATTAAAGGGATTGTCTTCTTCTGCTTTTGGCAG GGTATTGTGCTGGATATTCTTGTAGCATTAGGTATAATCCGATCTCATCATGTCTGGCTAGATGTGGAGCATATTGAGGAAGCCCTCCAAAATTTATTGGTGTGTGTGGAGATGGTTTTCTTTGCTGCTTTTCAGCAATATGCATACAATGTTGCACCATACAGAGACAATGACACATCAAGCGTGAAATtagataaaaagaaagagtga